A genomic segment from Bradyrhizobium sp. ISRA430 encodes:
- a CDS encoding P27 family phage terminase small subunit, protein MRAKTPKAPAHLTEQTRIWWRSVVRDYALEPHHLRLLQAACEAWDRLQEARELLLRDGLVVEGREGGVRPHPTVAIERDSRIGFARLVRELDLDTEPASSLRSAPPALRSNRRGL, encoded by the coding sequence ATGAGGGCGAAAACACCTAAAGCGCCGGCACATTTGACCGAACAAACCCGCATTTGGTGGCGGTCGGTGGTCCGTGACTATGCGCTCGAACCGCACCATCTGAGGCTTTTACAGGCGGCTTGCGAGGCCTGGGACCGTCTCCAGGAGGCTCGTGAGCTGCTTTTGCGCGACGGTCTAGTCGTTGAAGGCCGTGAAGGTGGGGTGCGCCCGCACCCGACGGTCGCGATCGAACGGGACAGCCGTATTGGTTTCGCGCGGCTGGTTCGTGAACTCGATCTCGACACGGAGCCGGCATCCAGCCTGAGGTCTGCACCGCCAGCCCTGCGGTCGAACAGGCGGGGTCTTTGA